From the genome of Thermogutta terrifontis, one region includes:
- a CDS encoding MFS transporter codes for MYDFTFWLAYLSNALVSAANTLLCRYADFVDFLGGTEYHLGWIVGIGMVGSLLGRFALGDSIDRFGARRLWLITILGTVASCLLHLVIFDYRSPLIYIARVLYILTLAGVFSASMTLMTGRVTKERLAEVIGIFGSAGFAGVVLGAPLADLLFPHGIPDRWSADYLFLMAAGLCLASYPLAWLVPERATNHRMHRPQTNVRIGSRRHSAQRWRPSTFRILCHYWPGPVVAAGIVAGAALFIPPTFLPRFVAEMGVHDVSGFFVLYAITAITVRSLILRPLQRWGLERVIAAGLVILAISQLLFLTVRQPWELVIPGLVFGLAHAVLFPAIVGLGSAAYPKRHRGLATTLMMATFDAGLLVGGPMAGAVLRFAGDFGLPRYSAMFVTVCLSVLIFDAVFVWLQRAKVFRNHPTSDHSSTQQTAVRLTALSGVASATSAHNPPSQERDSTTPGVLTVGLENGSALTPEVLSGAADAPASAAVGGINPDEAAATIGHLPS; via the coding sequence GGTGGGAAGTTTGCTCGGCCGATTCGCGCTCGGCGATAGCATTGACCGCTTCGGTGCCCGGCGGTTGTGGCTCATCACCATTTTGGGAACGGTGGCCTCCTGCTTGCTCCATCTCGTCATCTTCGACTATCGTAGCCCGCTCATCTACATCGCCCGGGTTCTCTACATCCTCACGCTGGCGGGGGTATTCAGTGCTTCGATGACGCTCATGACGGGTCGGGTGACCAAGGAACGCCTGGCGGAAGTCATCGGGATCTTCGGTTCAGCCGGCTTTGCCGGAGTCGTGTTGGGAGCGCCTCTTGCCGATTTGCTCTTTCCGCACGGAATCCCCGATCGATGGTCGGCGGACTACCTCTTCCTGATGGCTGCTGGATTGTGTCTGGCCAGCTATCCGCTGGCATGGTTGGTTCCCGAACGAGCCACAAACCATCGCATGCACCGCCCCCAGACCAACGTGCGGATTGGTTCCCGACGACACTCTGCACAAAGATGGCGACCCTCCACGTTTCGCATCCTCTGCCACTACTGGCCGGGGCCGGTGGTGGCTGCCGGAATTGTGGCGGGAGCCGCCCTTTTTATTCCACCCACCTTTCTTCCGCGGTTTGTGGCGGAAATGGGCGTCCACGATGTCAGCGGCTTCTTTGTGCTCTATGCGATAACAGCGATCACGGTGCGGTCCCTCATTTTGCGTCCCCTGCAGCGCTGGGGCCTGGAACGCGTGATCGCTGCGGGATTGGTGATCCTCGCCATCAGCCAACTCCTCTTTTTAACTGTTCGCCAGCCCTGGGAACTGGTGATCCCCGGCCTGGTGTTCGGGCTGGCTCATGCGGTGCTCTTCCCCGCCATTGTCGGTTTGGGTAGCGCTGCCTATCCGAAACGGCACCGCGGCCTGGCCACCACACTCATGATGGCCACCTTCGACGCGGGACTCCTGGTGGGAGGGCCCATGGCGGGAGCAGTGCTCAGGTTCGCCGGAGATTTCGGCCTGCCACGATACTCTGCCATGTTCGTGACGGTCTGTCTCAGCGTCCTCATCTTTGATGCAGTTTTCGTTTGGTTGCAACGGGCCAAAGTGTTTCGCAACCACCCGACGTCAGACCATTCCTCCACGCAGCAGACTGCGGTCAGGCTCACGGCTCTCAGCGGAGTTGCCTCAGCGACTTCAGCCCACAACCCCCCAAGCCAGGAAAGGGACTCAACCACACCCGGTGTTCTCACAGTGGGCCTAGAGAACGGATCCGCTCTGACCCCAGAGGTGCTTTCAGGGGCTGCCGATGCTCCGGCGTCTGCCGCCGTGGGTGGGATCAATCCGGACGAAGCGGCCGCCACCATCGGACACCTCCCCAGTTAA